Within Lactobacillus amylovorus DSM 20531, the genomic segment TGGTCATTCAGCCCAGACAAAAAATGGATGAGCGTGAAGCGGCACTAACAATGTTAAAGAATCTAGATAAACAAGAAAAAGATTTTTTAGTTTTAATGGATCGTGGCTATAGTAGTTTTAATTTGATTGAAACCTGTAATCGGCTAAAGCATTGTCACTATGTTATTCGAACAAAAGCTGGGAATGGCGCTATTAAAGAAATTACCACATTGTCAGGCCATGAATATGATAGTGAGCTTTCCTGTAAAGTAACTGCATCGCATCGCTACTATATAACTCACAAAGATACGGAAAAGTTTCTTCACCTGGTATTCCATAAAAAACATCATTACAAGGCTGTACGCTCAAAAAATACCAAAGATTCACGCTGGGACCATGAAGATATATGCAATGTTAAATTTCGAATTTGTAAGTTTAGAATTAATCCACCAGGTTCAGACGATGAGTGGGAAGTTCTGATCACCAATTTAGACCGGGACAAATACCCACTAGCTAGAATGAAAGAGATCTATCATCTTCGCTGGGGAATAGAAACTTCTTTTAGGGAGCTTAAATATGACTTAAGCGGCGTCCAGTTTCATTCTAAAAAAGATCAATTTGTTTATATGGAGATATACGCCCATTTTGCAATGTATGATGCAGTGAGCTTATCAGTAGCCGCCAGCTCAAAGCCATATGTTAAAAGCAAATATCAATATCAAATAGATTTTAAAATGGCCTGCTGTATTTGGCGACGATACTTTATGATAAGCGATAATTCAGATATAAGCTTTGCACAATTAGTGCTTGATATGGCATCTTATATAACTCCAATTCGACCGGGAAGAAAAGATAAACGTAATTTAAAAGCAAAATTAGTTATCAGTTTTCCTTATCGTTTGGTAGCTTAGATTAATTAAAAAGTGGCTATCCTAGGATGGCTTATTTGTGCTATCAAAAAAAGACATTTACCGAGAAAAGTAATTCGATAAATGTCTCAAAAAATATTGTCAGATTTGTCAATGTCTTAACTTAATGACATTGAGGAGAAATCCTTTGGCTTATTTTAATAGATTGAAATGATCGATTTTGAATTTAACTTTAAATCCTTGAGTATTTACATCTTCACCATCAATTTGAGCAAATTCAGGCTTTATAGTTTCAACTTGAATTTCTTGGGCTTCCACATAATGAAATTGCGGCGCATTCACGTGTGAACCATCTTTTAATAGCTTGCTGAAGAGAAAAATGAATTTACTTAAACTAGGTTTTTCAACGATAACAGTATCCAAATGGTGACTATAAACATCAGCTTTAGGCAAAATAGCAAAGCCACCACCAAAATAAGGGTGATTGGTAGTAGTAACAAAATAAGCATCGCTGTAACGCCAAGTTTTGTCTTTGGTTTTTACAGTTACAGTAAATGTGTCTTGTTGCGCCAATCCCTTGACGACATTAAGACCATAGATCAGATTGCCCAAATTGAGTCGGTTAAGCTTATCCTTTAATTTTTCATGGTTGCTTTGATAAACAATAAAAGCATCGAAGCCAATCCCAAAATTATTGACAAAGTAGCCGGTATTTTCTCCTGGTATGTTTGCAGAAAAATAGCCGCAATCTACTTGTTCTGGGGCTGGATCATTGAGCAAATTATGGACTAATTGTCGAGGATCAGCTGTTAGTCCAGCACCACGAGCAAAATCGTTACCTGTTCCAGCTGGCAAATAAGTAATAGGGGTATCAGGATAGTTGGATGCTTTAATGCCATTTAGTACTTCATTAAATGAACCATCCCCGCCTACTACAATCAGAATATTATTTTCGCTTGGATTTGTATTGGCATAGTTTTTAGCTAAAGTAGTCAATTCCTTGGGAAAACGACTTTTTTGCCAGGTAAAAGGTATATTTAATTCGTTTAACACTTGTTGCAATGCGATGTTAGCTTTCTTTGCATTACCATTTCCAGCTGTTTCATTGACTAATAAATGTACTTTTATTTTTTTGCTCATAATTAAATTCTATAGTTCTAAAATAAAAGGCTCCCGAAGGAGCCTTATTAGCTATTTCTTTTCGATGATGATTGGTAAAATCATTGGCCGTCTTTCAGTCTTAGAATAAAGGAAGTCAGATAAGTTTTCGGTAATTGCCTTTTTAATTTCGCTTTCCTTAGGTTCATCTGATTTTGCCATTTCATTTCTAAGAACATGGTAGACATGTTTTTGAGCTTGACTGATTAATTCAGTTGATTCTCTCATATAAACGAAACCACGACTTAAAATATCAGGTCCGGCAAGAACGCGTTTATGCTTGTAGTCAACTGTAGCTACAGCTACTACTAAACCTTCTTCTGAAAGAATTTGACGGTCGTGAACTACGACATTGCCAACATCTGCTGTACCGGATGTATCAACATAAACATCACCGGCAGGGATGCGACCAGCAATTCTTGCACCGTTTGGACCAAAGCAGACAACTTCACCGTTAGACAGAACGAATGTATTTTCTGCAGGAACACCAGCTTCTTGAGCAAGTTGGGTGTGAATTACCTGCATTCTGTATTCGCCGTGAACAGGAATCATGTACTTAGGTTTGGTTAAACGAACCATCATCTTAAGTTCTTCTTGACCACCGTGTCCAGAAGTGTGGACGTTGTTTACACGTCCGTGAATTACATTGGCTCCGCCTTCCATTAATTTGTTAATTAAGTGGTTAACGCTCAACGTATTACCTGGAATTGGGTTAGAAGAGAAGATTACTGTATCACCAGGTTGCAAAGTGATTTGTCTGTGAGTACCGTTAGCAATTCTAGATAAAGCTGCTAAAGGTTCACCCTGTGAACCAGTACATAAGATCATCACTTTGTCAGGTGGTAATTTGTTAATTTCATCAGCATCAACAATTAAATCCTTAGGTACATGCAAGTAGCCTAAATCAATACCATTGTCGACACCATTTTCCATGCTTCGCCCGAAGATAGCCACCTTTCTGCCGGTATCAATTGCTGCTTGAATTGCAGTAGATACACGGTAAAGGTTAGAAGCGAAAGTGGCAAAGATGATTCTGCCATGAATACCAGTAATGATATTATGAAGCGATTGTGCAACGAATCTTTCAGACTTCGTAAATTGCGTAACTTCAGCGTTAGTTGAGTCTGAAAGAAGGGCAAGCACACCTTCGTTTCCTAATTTAGCCATCTTTTGGAAATCTGGAGCTGGCTGATTCATTACAGGAGTCAAGTCAAACTTGAAGTCACCGGTAAAGACAACAGCACCAAGTGGTGTATGAACAGCGATTCCCAAAGTATCAGGAATTGAGTGAGTTGTTCTAAAGAATGAAACGGAAAGTTTCTTGAACTTCAAAACAGTGTCTTCATGCTCTTCATGTAGTTCGGTCGTCTTTAAAATTCCATGTTCTTCCAACTTACCTTTAATTAAGGATAGGGCAAATGGAGTTGCATAAACTGGAATTTCAGGGATCTTTTCCAATAAGAATGGAATACCACCAATGTGGTCTTCGTGTCCGTGACTAACTACTAGCGCCTTGATTTTCTTACGATTTTTAACTAGGTAGGAGTAATCTGAGATTACGTAGTTGATACCTAATAAATCATCTTCGGGGAATTTAATACCACAGTCCATGATGATAATTTCATCCTGGTACTGCACACAATACATATTCTTGCCAATTTCATGCAAACCCCCGATTGCATAAACGGCTACTTCATTATTTTTAATTCGCACTCTTTATTACTTCTTGTCGAACGTCGTTAACTTGAAGTCAGCGTGTTCTTTTTCGTAAGCTAAAGAATTACCTGTTAATTCTTGGATGAGTTCAATGTTATAGGGGGTGTTGTCCTCAACCATGCTTCTTGCTTCGACCATGTTGTCAGCCTCCATGTAAAGAGTCTTAGTAGTTTCTCTACGAGGATTGACAATCTTGTCTTTTTGATACAAAACTTTGTAAATCATAAATGATTCTCCTTATTAATGTATAAACGTTCAATTTTGAGTAAAAAATACTCAATAGCTATTAAAAATTCTATCATATTTATAAAACTAAGTATATAAATATGTTTGAATCGATTTAGAGTGATAATTTTTTAGTAATATTATTGACGTAAAATAACGTAGGTTGTACCATGAACGTGTAGTAAATGATTAATAAACTCATTTGCTCGCTGTAAGAAGTCTCTTCAATCTTCTTAATTCCCAATGTATGAGCCACTGGTTTAGTCGCCCAGTGGTTTTTTGTATCAAAAAAGGCCTGCAATTGCAGGTCTTTTTGCGTTTAAATAACGATTAAGAAATCACTACTGTATCTTCTTTAAGGTCATATGGGTTTTGCTTGTTGATTCTGTCGTAGAACAAGTGGCCGTTTAAGTGATCGATTTCGTGAGAAGATACGATAGCTGGGTAATCCTTTAAACGGATAGTCTTTTCTTCACCGTCAACAGTGTAGTAGTGAATAGTCAACTTGTCTGGACGAGGAACGTAGCCGTTGATTACTTCATCAACACTTAAGCAACCCTCACCTTCGCTTAAGCAAGCTTGGCGAACAGATTCAGAAATAATTTCAGGGTTAACGTAAATTTCTTTGAAAATAATTTTACCTTCGTCGTCAGGAACTAAAAGTGCAGCCATTTGAACACTTTCGCCGACTTGAGGAGCTGCTAAACCAACACCTGCTCTAAGTTGGTGCTTTTCAGCAATCTTTGGATCTTGTGAGTTGACCAAGTATTCCATCATATCGTCTGCTAATTTTTGGTAGTGATCGCTAAGTGGAAAAGTAAGTGGCTTAGCGACTTTGCGCAAGACAGGATCGCCGTCGCGCACAATGTCTTTCATTAAAATCAAAATAATTACTCCTTTTTAAAAAATAAGATCTAACTATATTTTTACCATAATTCAGAGGATTTTGCTTGATTAAAGATAAAATAAATGAAAAGTTAAATGAGTGTTAAGCGTTGACCGGCGTGCAGTTAGGTGGTAAAATTCACTAACGTAACTATACAGATCAAAAAAAGAAGCACTTCGATAAAGCGCAGAAGCGTTACCGAAACTGTGGCCTAGTCACAGTTTTTTTATTGAAGAGTGGGGAGGAAATACTTTTGTCAGAAAAAAGAAGAGACGATCTTAGAAATATCGCTATTATTGCCCATGTTGACCATGGTAAAACTACTTTGGTCAACCAATTATTGAAGCAATCCGATACTTTACCAGAACACATGAATCTTGAAGATCGTGCTATGGACTCAAACGCCATTGAACGTGAACGTGGTATTACTATTTTGTCAAAGAACACTGCTGTTCGTTACAAGGATACTACTATTAATATCTTGGATACGCCAGGACACGCTGACTTCGGTGGTGAAGTAGAACGTGTTATGCACATGGTAGACGGAGCATTGCTTTTGGTTGATGCTTACGAAGGTCCAATGCCACAAACTCGTTTCGTATTGAAGAAGGCTTTGGAAGCTGGTGTAAAGCCAATTGTTGTTTTAAACAAGATTGATCGTCCAGGCGCTCGTCCTAAGAAAGTTTTGGATGACGTACTTGAACTCTTCATTGAATTAGGTGCTAACGATGAACAACTTGACTTCCCAGTTGTTTACGCATCAGCTTTGAATGGTACTTCATCATATGATCCAGATCCAAGTACTCAAAAGGAAACTATGGATCCTATCTTTGATACCATTCTTAAGTACATTCCTGCTCCAATCGACAACTCAGATGAACCACTTCAATTCCAAATCACTATGCTTGATTGGGATGACTACGTTGGTCGTATTGGTGTAGGTAGAATTTACCGTGGTAAGGTTAAGGTTGGCGACAACATCACTGTTATGAAGCGTGATGGTTCAACTCAAAACTTCCGCGTTACTAAGTTGTTTGGTTACTTCGGTTTGAAGCGTAACGAAATTAAAGAAGCTAAGGCCGGCGATATCGTTGCCATCAGTGGTATTAATGATATTTACGTTGGTGAAACTATTGCTTCGGCAGATCACCCAGAAGCTTTGCCACTTCTTAAGATCGATCCACCAACACTTCAAATGGACTTCGTTGCCAACGACTCACCATTTGCTGGTCGTGAAGGTGACCAAGTAACTCCTAAGAAGCTTGAAGACCGTTTAATTCGTCAAACTCGTACTGATGTTTCTTTGAAGGTTGAACCTACTGATCAATTAAACGCTTGGACTGTTTCAGGTCGTGGTGAACTTCACCTTTCAATTTTGGTTGAAGAACTTCGTCGTGAAGGTTTCGAATTACAACTTTCACGTCCTAAGGTTATTTACCGTGAAATTGATGGTACTATGTGTGAACCATTCGAATCTGTTCAAGTTGATACTCCAGATGAATACGTTGGTTCAGTTATTGACTCCCTTTCACAAAGAAAAGGTGAAATGCAAAACATGGAGTCAACTGGTAACGGCCAAACCCGTCTTGAATTCTTAGTTCCATCACGTGGTTTGATTGGTTACAATAACGAATTCATGTCACAAACTGGTGGTTACGGTATCATGAACCACACCTTCGCAGCTTACAAGCCAGTTGTTAAGAACTGGAACCCAGGCCGTCGTAATGGTGCTTTGGTATCAATCAACCAAGGTCAATCAACTACTTACTCACTTCAATCAGTTGAACAACGTGGTGAATTATTCATCGGTGCCGGTGTTGAAGTTTACGAAGGTATGATTGTTGGTCAATCAAGTCGTGAACGTGATATTGCCGTTAACGTAACTAAGGGTAAGAACTTGACTAACACTCGTGCTGCTGGTAAGGACCACGCTGCTGCAATCAAGACTCCAAAGACTTTGACTCTTGAAGAAGCCATTGAGTTCTTGAACGATGACGAATACTGTGAAGTAACTCCAGAATCAATTCGTTTACGTAAGAAGATCTTAAACACTTCGGAACGTCAAAAGGCTGACAAGAAGCGTAACCGTACTAAATAATTATTTTTACATAATTGCTAAAAAGTCATTGCTTAATAGAAGCGATGACTTTTTTGTTTTATAATTAAAAAGTAATTTCACATAAAGGGGCAACGCTCGTGCGTCGAAAATTAAATTATCTTAATTACCGAATTTTTATCCCTTACTTAATTTTGGTAGTAATCGGAGTAATTTTGGTATATTCAGCTAGTTCTGATATTTTATTAGTTAATGGTTTTAAACCAGATGTTTATGGAATAAGACAGGCAATTTATGCTGTAGCTGCATTCTTCGGCTTTGGTGTACCGTTTTTTGCAGTAAAACTAAAAGTCATCAAAAATCCAAAATTTGTGGCAGGCTTTCTAATACTTTGTATTCTGATGCTTTTTTGGTTGGTAATATTGAAGTTTGCCCATGTTAGCTCAGCGGAAGTTAATGGGGCCGTGGGTTGGATCAACTTAGGTTTTATTAATTTGCAGCCACTGGAAGTAACAAAATTGGCATTGGTTATCTATTTAGCCTATGTTTTGGACCGAAGAGATGGGAAGTTTGTAAGAGGAAAAATTAAAGGCAATCTTTCTCATCCTGCCATTTTGTCAGCATTCTTGATGTGCTTGGTAATTGTGGAACCTGACTTTGGTGGTACAGCTATTTTGTTCATGATCACTTTGGTTATGTTCTCAGTTTCAGGTGTACCAACCAGATTAGCTTTAACTTGGTTAGTTGGTATTGCAATCCTTGTCGGCATAGTATTTATTATTCTCGTTACTTGGAATCCAAAATTCTTGCAGGAAAGTTATCAATTCCAACGACTAATGTCATTTTTGCATCCCTTCCAGCTTGAAAGAAAAGGTGGAGCCCAGCTAGTTAACTCATATTATGCAATTCATAATGGTGGTTTATTTGGCGTAGGACTAGGAAACAGTATGCAAAAACGCGGCTATTTGCCAGAACCTTATACTGACTTCATTTTGTCAATTACCGCTGAAGAACTTGGTGTCGTTGTTACGATTCTTTTGGTAGGACTTTTATTCTACTTAATGTGGGAAATCATGGAAGTGGGCATCAATGCTAGTTCACAATTTAACGCTCTGATCTGCTTTGGTGTTGCCACAATTCTATTCACAGAAGCCTTATTCAATATTGGTGCGGTATTGGGCTTATTGCCAATTACTGGGGTAACGCTGCCGTTTATTTCATATGGTGGTTCATCAATGATCGTTTTGACAGCTGCAGTTGGTTTAGTCCTGAATGTCTCCGCAAACGAAAAAATGTTACAAGAAAAGGATGAAACGGTCGCATGAGTATAAATAAAGAAATCGAAGGTACGCATTTAATTAAACGCGTTGCACTGATTATTTATTTAAAATCAGTAAGTGATCAATACAAATTACGGCGCTATGGTGACATTGTTTATTTCTCTAAAAAAATGAAATATTGTATGCTTTATGTTAACCGTAGAGAAGCTAAAGAAATGCAAAGGCAAATTGCTAGTCTTGATTTTGTTACTTATGTAGAAATATCAGCTGAAGATGAAGTTAATCTGAATAGCGAACACATTGAAAAGCAGATAACCGAGATGGCTAAAGCAGCTGAGGAAAAACTGCAGTTAGAACAAGAAAAAAATGAGGATCAGATGCAATGAGAATTATTTCAGGAAAATATGCTAAGAGAAATTTATTTACTTTAAAGAGTAATCGTACGCGACCAACTAGCGATAAAGTAAAAGAATCCTTGTTTAATTCATTGGGACAATTTTTCAATGGCGGCAATGTACTTGATTTATACGCTGGTAGTGGTGCTTTAGGAATTGAAGCTGTATCAAGAGGTTGTGATCACGCTAGCTTAGTAGATATTAACCATGCAGCATGTTCAATCATTAAAAAGAACGTCGCATTAACTAAGGAAGAAAATCGCTTTGATATTTACAATATGCGTAGTTCAGCAGCCTTAAAGCTGTTTGCGGAAAAAGAACTAAAATTTGATTTAGTATTTTTGGATCCTCCTTATGCAAAAGAAAAAATTGCTAAGGATATGTTGCAGATGAATAAATTAGGCTTGCTAAATGATGATGCAATTGTCGTTGCTGAAACTGATGATCACACCGAATTAGGACCAATTGAGGGCTTCTCTTTAGTTAAGGAGCATCATTTAGGCAAAACAATTGTAAGAATTTATCGAAAGGATAAATAATGACTGTCGCACTTTTTCCAGGAAGCTTTGATCCAATTACCAATGGTCATGTAGAAACCGCTAAGAAGGCCGCTCAGATCTTCGACAAGGTATACGTTGTAGCGATGACCAATACGTCTAAACATTATTTATTTACGGCAAAAGAACGGGCTGATTTTATTAGGGATGCACTAAAGAATATTCCTAATATTGAGGTGCTAGATAAACCAGATATGTTAACCGTTAATTTGGCACATGAATTACATGCTAGGGCCATCGTTCGCGGCGTCCGCAATAGTGCTGATTTTCGTTATGAGCAAGAAATTGCTGGCATTAATAAAAGACTAGCTCCTGATATTAATACAGTTTTGCTGTTTAGCAGTCCAGAAAATTCTTTTGTAGCTTCAAGCATGATTAAGGAATTGGCTCGTTTTGACGAAGACGTGCACCAGTTTTTGC encodes:
- a CDS encoding IS4 family transposase, giving the protein MKSLHSNILKLMDNIINKIATNIHAFSVSDQAFTRCRKLNVVDLIRLILNMGAGSLNSEIFHAFPNINSRMTASAFEQQKAKLKPECFKEIMAELSQANNAPQLLDDKYLVVAIDGSDFDQPFNPKSKNIFQGKDGRKYCQIHVNALYDVLNKLYLDMVIQPRQKMDEREAALTMLKNLDKQEKDFLVLMDRGYSSFNLIETCNRLKHCHYVIRTKAGNGAIKEITTLSGHEYDSELSCKVTASHRYYITHKDTEKFLHLVFHKKHHYKAVRSKNTKDSRWDHEDICNVKFRICKFRINPPGSDDEWEVLITNLDRDKYPLARMKEIYHLRWGIETSFRELKYDLSGVQFHSKKDQFVYMEIYAHFAMYDAVSLSVAASSKPYVKSKYQYQIDFKMACCIWRRYFMISDNSDISFAQLVLDMASYITPIRPGRKDKRNLKAKLVISFPYRLVA
- the coaD gene encoding pantetheine-phosphate adenylyltransferase is translated as MTVALFPGSFDPITNGHVETAKKAAQIFDKVYVVAMTNTSKHYLFTAKERADFIRDALKNIPNIEVLDKPDMLTVNLAHELHARAIVRGVRNSADFRYEQEIAGINKRLAPDINTVLLFSSPENSFVASSMIKELARFDEDVHQFLPEKAAKALRKKLNHEQSK
- a CDS encoding DNA-dependent RNA polymerase subunit epsilon; its protein translation is MIYKVLYQKDKIVNPRRETTKTLYMEADNMVEARSMVEDNTPYNIELIQELTGNSLAYEKEHADFKLTTFDKK
- a CDS encoding diacylglycerol/lipid kinase family protein; this translates as MSKKIKVHLLVNETAGNGNAKKANIALQQVLNELNIPFTWQKSRFPKELTTLAKNYANTNPSENNILIVVGGDGSFNEVLNGIKASNYPDTPITYLPAGTGNDFARGAGLTADPRQLVHNLLNDPAPEQVDCGYFSANIPGENTGYFVNNFGIGFDAFIVYQSNHEKLKDKLNRLNLGNLIYGLNVVKGLAQQDTFTVTVKTKDKTWRYSDAYFVTTTNHPYFGGGFAILPKADVYSHHLDTVIVEKPSLSKFIFLFSKLLKDGSHVNAPQFHYVEAQEIQVETIKPEFAQIDGEDVNTQGFKVKFKIDHFNLLK
- a CDS encoding FtsW/RodA/SpoVE family cell cycle protein, whose amino-acid sequence is MRRKLNYLNYRIFIPYLILVVIGVILVYSASSDILLVNGFKPDVYGIRQAIYAVAAFFGFGVPFFAVKLKVIKNPKFVAGFLILCILMLFWLVILKFAHVSSAEVNGAVGWINLGFINLQPLEVTKLALVIYLAYVLDRRDGKFVRGKIKGNLSHPAILSAFLMCLVIVEPDFGGTAILFMITLVMFSVSGVPTRLALTWLVGIAILVGIVFIILVTWNPKFLQESYQFQRLMSFLHPFQLERKGGAQLVNSYYAIHNGGLFGVGLGNSMQKRGYLPEPYTDFILSITAEELGVVVTILLVGLLFYLMWEIMEVGINASSQFNALICFGVATILFTEALFNIGAVLGLLPITGVTLPFISYGGSSMIVLTAAVGLVLNVSANEKMLQEKDETVA
- the rnjA gene encoding ribonuclease J1 is translated as MRIKNNEVAVYAIGGLHEIGKNMYCVQYQDEIIIMDCGIKFPEDDLLGINYVISDYSYLVKNRKKIKALVVSHGHEDHIGGIPFLLEKIPEIPVYATPFALSLIKGKLEEHGILKTTELHEEHEDTVLKFKKLSVSFFRTTHSIPDTLGIAVHTPLGAVVFTGDFKFDLTPVMNQPAPDFQKMAKLGNEGVLALLSDSTNAEVTQFTKSERFVAQSLHNIITGIHGRIIFATFASNLYRVSTAIQAAIDTGRKVAIFGRSMENGVDNGIDLGYLHVPKDLIVDADEINKLPPDKVMILCTGSQGEPLAALSRIANGTHRQITLQPGDTVIFSSNPIPGNTLSVNHLINKLMEGGANVIHGRVNNVHTSGHGGQEELKMMVRLTKPKYMIPVHGEYRMQVIHTQLAQEAGVPAENTFVLSNGEVVCFGPNGARIAGRIPAGDVYVDTSGTADVGNVVVHDRQILSEEGLVVAVATVDYKHKRVLAGPDILSRGFVYMRESTELISQAQKHVYHVLRNEMAKSDEPKESEIKKAITENLSDFLYSKTERRPMILPIIIEKK
- the typA gene encoding translational GTPase TypA — its product is MSEKRRDDLRNIAIIAHVDHGKTTLVNQLLKQSDTLPEHMNLEDRAMDSNAIERERGITILSKNTAVRYKDTTINILDTPGHADFGGEVERVMHMVDGALLLVDAYEGPMPQTRFVLKKALEAGVKPIVVLNKIDRPGARPKKVLDDVLELFIELGANDEQLDFPVVYASALNGTSSYDPDPSTQKETMDPIFDTILKYIPAPIDNSDEPLQFQITMLDWDDYVGRIGVGRIYRGKVKVGDNITVMKRDGSTQNFRVTKLFGYFGLKRNEIKEAKAGDIVAISGINDIYVGETIASADHPEALPLLKIDPPTLQMDFVANDSPFAGREGDQVTPKKLEDRLIRQTRTDVSLKVEPTDQLNAWTVSGRGELHLSILVEELRREGFELQLSRPKVIYREIDGTMCEPFESVQVDTPDEYVGSVIDSLSQRKGEMQNMESTGNGQTRLEFLVPSRGLIGYNNEFMSQTGGYGIMNHTFAAYKPVVKNWNPGRRNGALVSINQGQSTTYSLQSVEQRGELFIGAGVEVYEGMIVGQSSRERDIAVNVTKGKNLTNTRAAGKDHAAAIKTPKTLTLEEAIEFLNDDEYCEVTPESIRLRKKILNTSERQKADKKRNRTK
- the def gene encoding peptide deformylase; the protein is MILMKDIVRDGDPVLRKVAKPLTFPLSDHYQKLADDMMEYLVNSQDPKIAEKHQLRAGVGLAAPQVGESVQMAALLVPDDEGKIIFKEIYVNPEIISESVRQACLSEGEGCLSVDEVINGYVPRPDKLTIHYYTVDGEEKTIRLKDYPAIVSSHEIDHLNGHLFYDRINKQNPYDLKEDTVVIS
- the rsmD gene encoding 16S rRNA (guanine(966)-N(2))-methyltransferase RsmD codes for the protein MRIISGKYAKRNLFTLKSNRTRPTSDKVKESLFNSLGQFFNGGNVLDLYAGSGALGIEAVSRGCDHASLVDINHAACSIIKKNVALTKEENRFDIYNMRSSAALKLFAEKELKFDLVFLDPPYAKEKIAKDMLQMNKLGLLNDDAIVVAETDDHTELGPIEGFSLVKEHHLGKTIVRIYRKDK
- a CDS encoding YlbG family protein, which codes for MSINKEIEGTHLIKRVALIIYLKSVSDQYKLRRYGDIVYFSKKMKYCMLYVNRREAKEMQRQIASLDFVTYVEISAEDEVNLNSEHIEKQITEMAKAAEEKLQLEQEKNEDQMQ